The proteins below are encoded in one region of Mycobacterium pseudokansasii:
- a CDS encoding metal-dependent hydrolase, translated as MFTVDDQAAGPHDASLDHERIVLQARDVEFDWAKLPFYYVPNEPFTTHFCNVLHLLLPAGEEFIVEAFKKALPLIKDDQLRLDVQGFISQEAMHSQAHSGVLEHFAARGIDVTPFTDQLRWLFGKLIGDRPRWSLRRRQSWLLEQVSIVAAIEHYTAILGEWILDTPQHDTLGTDPVMLDLLRWHGAEEVEHKAVAFDTMKHLRAGYWRQVRTQLLVTPAMLWLFIRGVRFMYSVDPHLWPGTKPRWRDYFDAARRGLVPGPFQFLRVIGAYYTPRFHPSQLGGVGRAVEYLARSPAARASH; from the coding sequence ATGTTCACCGTCGATGACCAGGCCGCGGGCCCACATGACGCGTCACTGGATCACGAGCGAATCGTCCTTCAGGCGCGCGATGTCGAGTTCGACTGGGCAAAGCTGCCGTTCTACTACGTGCCCAACGAGCCCTTCACCACGCACTTCTGCAATGTCCTGCATCTGCTGCTGCCGGCGGGCGAAGAGTTCATCGTCGAGGCGTTCAAGAAGGCCTTGCCACTGATCAAGGATGACCAGCTGCGGCTGGACGTGCAGGGGTTCATCAGCCAGGAGGCCATGCATTCCCAGGCGCATTCCGGGGTGCTCGAGCACTTCGCCGCCAGGGGCATTGACGTGACACCGTTCACCGATCAGCTCCGCTGGCTGTTCGGCAAGCTGATCGGTGACCGGCCCCGCTGGAGTCTGCGGCGGCGGCAGAGCTGGCTGCTGGAACAGGTTTCGATCGTGGCTGCCATCGAGCACTACACCGCCATCCTGGGTGAATGGATTCTCGACACCCCGCAGCACGACACCCTCGGCACCGACCCGGTGATGCTGGACCTGCTGCGCTGGCACGGGGCGGAAGAGGTCGAGCACAAGGCGGTCGCCTTCGACACCATGAAGCACCTGCGGGCCGGGTACTGGCGGCAAGTGCGTACCCAGCTGTTGGTCACGCCGGCGATGCTGTGGTTGTTCATCCGCGGCGTGCGGTTCATGTACTCGGTCGACCCGCACCTGTGGCCGGGTACCAAACCACGCTGGCGCGACTACTTCGACGCGGCACGACGAGGTCTGGTGCCCGGGCCATTTCAGTTCCTGCGGGTCATCGGCGCCTACTACACGCCGCGCTTCCACCCGTCCCAGCTCGGCGGGGTCGGACGCGCCGTCGAGTATCTGGCGCGATCACCTGCTGCCCGAGCGTCGCACTGA